AAGATCACCCTGAAGGAGGAGTACACCAGATTCGTGGGGAGGAAGCTGCTCTTTCTGGCAGCGATCTCTCTCTGTATAGTCATAGTCGCGGGAATCTCCGCTACACTGGGCTCCGCAAATCTCTCTGTTCTCGAGGTTTACAGCGCGATACTCGCCCGGGTGTTCCCGAGGTATTTCGAGTCGAGCTGGTTCGCGGATACGATCGTGTGGGGCTTGAGGCTCCACAGGATTCTTATGGGGGTGGTGGCAGGCGCCGGCCTCGGGATCGCGGGCGCGGTGATGCAGGGCATACTTAAGAATCCGCTGGCGAGCCCCTTCACGCTCGGAATCTCATCAGCAGCCTCATTCGGCGCTGCGCTTGCCATAATCCTGGGAGCTGGGTTTGCGGGCGGCGAGTACCTCATAATAGGAAATGCGTTTGTATTCACGCTTCTCGCAGCCTTTGCGGTTTACGGCCTGGCCAGGTACAAGGGGATAACGCCTGAGACGATGATACTCGCGGGCATCGCAATCATGTACTTCTTCTCGGCGATGACATCATTTCTGCAGTACGTCGGGAGAGCAGAGCAGGTCCAGGAGGTGGTCTTCTGGATGATGGGCTCGCTCGGAAGATCGTCCTGGGAGAAGGTCTATGCATCATCGCTTGTGATCCTCATCTGCCTTCCATATTTAATCCTGAAGTCGTGGGACATAAACGCAATAGGCGCGGGCGATGAGACCGCGAAGAGTCTGGGAGTGAATGTCGAGCGGATACGTGTTCTCTCCATGGTGCTGGCATCGCTCATCACAGCGGGCGTGATATGCTTCACAGGCACCATCGGCTTCATAGGCCTCGTGGCGCCGCACATGACCAGAATGGTCATAGGCAACGATCACAGGTTTCTCATCCCGGGATCCGCGCTAATGGGCGCTCTGATACTCCTGGCCGCGGACACACTCGCGAGGACCGTGCTCGCTCCGGTAATACTGCCTGTTGGCATAATGACATCCTTCCTGGGGGTGCCGTTCTTCGTTTACCTGTTCATGAAAAGGAGGAAGGAGTTTTGGTGAAGATCACCATACAGAACGTATCGTTCAGCTACGGTTCCAGTTCGATTCTCAACGACCTGAACCTGGTGGTGGGGGATTCTGAGATCCTCGGCCTCGTCGGACCGAACGGCTCCGGGAAGACCACCCTGATAAAATGCATCGACAGGATACTGAAGCCGAGGGGGAGCATACTGCTCGACGGCAGGGATCTCTCCCTTATGAGCAGGGGGGAGATCGCGAGGGAGATCGGCTACGTTCCACAGTCAGGAAGCGGCGCGATGGCCACCACTGTCTTCGAGACGGTGCTCATGGGGAGGAGGCCGCACATAAGCTGGCGGGTCTCTGAGAGGGATCTGGAGATCGTCACAGAGGTCATAGAGCTTCTCCATCTCGAGGATCTCGCGATGCGCGAGTTCGGCCAGCTCAGTGGCGGTCAGAAACAGAAGGTGCTGATAGCCCGCGCACTGGCCCAGGAGCCGTCTGTTCTTCTCTTGGATGAACCGACATCGAACCTGGACATGAAGCACCAGCTGGAGGTCATGGAGATAATCAGGGAGATGGTTCGTAGAAAGAATATCTCCGCGGTCATGGCGGTTCATGATTTGAACCTCGCAGCGAGATTTGTCGACAAGCTCGCTGTTCTCAAAAACGGCAGGATCTGGGCGGCCGGAGATGCATCATCCCTCCTGACACCCGAGATGCTGCGGGAGGTATACAGTGTTGAAGCGGTGGTCATGAAGCTCGAGCGGCCCTTTGTCATACCCATAAGATCCCTGAACGGTGGGATGGCATGCGA
This is a stretch of genomic DNA from Methanothrix sp.. It encodes these proteins:
- a CDS encoding iron ABC transporter permease, with translation MDCMEASPKITLKEEYTRFVGRKLLFLAAISLCIVIVAGISATLGSANLSVLEVYSAILARVFPRYFESSWFADTIVWGLRLHRILMGVVAGAGLGIAGAVMQGILKNPLASPFTLGISSAASFGAALAIILGAGFAGGEYLIIGNAFVFTLLAAFAVYGLARYKGITPETMILAGIAIMYFFSAMTSFLQYVGRAEQVQEVVFWMMGSLGRSSWEKVYASSLVILICLPYLILKSWDINAIGAGDETAKSLGVNVERIRVLSMVLASLITAGVICFTGTIGFIGLVAPHMTRMVIGNDHRFLIPGSALMGALILLAADTLARTVLAPVILPVGIMTSFLGVPFFVYLFMKRRKEFW
- a CDS encoding ABC transporter ATP-binding protein, coding for MVKITIQNVSFSYGSSSILNDLNLVVGDSEILGLVGPNGSGKTTLIKCIDRILKPRGSILLDGRDLSLMSRGEIAREIGYVPQSGSGAMATTVFETVLMGRRPHISWRVSERDLEIVTEVIELLHLEDLAMREFGQLSGGQKQKVLIARALAQEPSVLLLDEPTSNLDMKHQLEVMEIIREMVRRKNISAVMAVHDLNLAARFVDKLAVLKNGRIWAAGDASSLLTPEMLREVYSVEAVVMKLERPFVIPIRSLNGGMACE